One region of Mercenaria mercenaria strain notata unplaced genomic scaffold, MADL_Memer_1 contig_3422, whole genome shotgun sequence genomic DNA includes:
- the LOC128553044 gene encoding uncharacterized protein LOC128553044, whose product MKNQILLDETEINFDKDSDDEGRTGRNSDVDLPGTDDIDKNNDLTDIQSNTRTRRKPVWAKDYVFSHLKSKMPKIKTTVCINPLLPICPVCKTSIQKNEKIEAHVEKCNRRDELERTCKVCDKVMMKYAYLKKHMKFVHKVDGSGRIMKRQSDKEDWDKNPDIALDFKDSESENEEKCDANYNTESGSKCYTVSAPDDMEKVDNRKSVDENTDNEDENSGQREVEVSICRSDEGSKKRQKTVIIEEGEVNYESNLPCPAKRSLAMVDLNLGDYVDEGHVKPTDINIAINQNGEMTIKMLVEK is encoded by the coding sequence ATGAAGAACCAAATCTTACTTGATGAAACAGAGATCAATTTTGATAAAGATAGTGATGATGAAGGTAGAACTGGCAGAAACTCAGATGTAGATTTACCGGGTAcagatgatattgataaaaataacgATTTGACAGACATCCAGAGTAACACTAGAACTCGTAGGAAACCGGTTTGGGCTAAAGACTATGTCTTTTCTCATTTAAAGTCCAAGATGCCAAAAATAAAGACTACAGTTTGTATAAATCCACTCTTGCCCATATGTCCTGTATGTAAGACAAGCATACAGAAAAATGAGAAGATTGAAGCTCATGTTGAAAAATGTAATAGAAGGGACGAACTAGAAAGGACATGTAAAGTCTGTGACAAAGTAATGATGAAGTATGCGTATCTTAAGAAACATATGAAGTTTGTACACAAAGTAGACGGATCTGGACGTATAATGAAGAGGCAGAGTGACAAGGAGGACTGGGATAAGAACCCAGATATAGCATTGGATTTTAAGGACAGTGAAAGTgagaatgaagaaaaatgtgatGCAAATTATAATACCGAGAGCGGAAGCAAATGTTATACGGTGAGTGCTCCCGATGATATGGAGAAAGTAGATAATAGGAAATCAGTGGATGAGAATACAGATAATGAAGATGAAAATTCAGGACAAAGGGAGGTTGAAGTTAGTATCTGTCGAAGTGATGAAGGAAGTAAGAAGAGACAGAAGACTGTTATAATTGAAGAAGGAGAGGTTAATTATGAATCAAACCTTCCATGCCCAGCAAAGCGATCATTAGCTATGGTGGATCTTAATCTAGGAGATTATGTTGACGAGGGTCATGTGAAGCCTACAGATATAAATATTGCTATCAATCAGAATGGTGAGATGACCATAAAAATGCTGGTAGAGAAGtga